The Novosphingobium kaempferiae genome includes a window with the following:
- the cobO gene encoding cob(I)yrinic acid a,c-diamide adenosyltransferase: MVERTEEQHAEKMKKKQAAHDRIMAGKTVEKGLLIVNTGKGKGKTTAALGMVVRMIGHGKKVGVVQFVKGAMTTGEKAVFDAFPNNVEFKAMGEGFTWNTQDRARDIELAREAWDEVKRMVADPAYDLVLADELNIVLRYDYLPLDEVLEVLTARAEMKHVVVTGRNAPQGLIDAADLVTEMTLVKHPFREQGVKAQEGIEF; this comes from the coding sequence ATGGTTGAACGTACCGAGGAACAGCACGCCGAGAAGATGAAGAAGAAGCAGGCCGCGCACGACCGCATCATGGCGGGCAAGACCGTGGAAAAGGGCCTGCTGATCGTCAACACCGGCAAGGGCAAGGGCAAGACCACCGCCGCGCTCGGCATGGTGGTGCGCATGATCGGGCACGGGAAGAAGGTGGGCGTCGTCCAGTTCGTGAAGGGCGCGATGACTACGGGCGAGAAGGCCGTCTTCGATGCCTTCCCGAACAACGTCGAATTCAAGGCGATGGGCGAAGGCTTCACTTGGAACACGCAGGACCGCGCCCGCGACATCGAACTCGCGCGCGAGGCGTGGGACGAGGTGAAGCGCATGGTCGCCGATCCGGCCTATGACCTCGTGCTCGCGGACGAGCTGAACATCGTGCTGCGCTACGACTACCTGCCGCTGGATGAAGTGCTGGAAGTGCTGACCGCGCGGGCCGAGATGAAGCACGTCGTCGTGACGGGGCGCAATGCGCCGCAGGGGCTGATCGACGCCGCCGATCTCGTCACCGAGATGACGCTGGTGAAGCACCCTTTCCGCGAGCAGGGCGTGAAGGCGCAAGAAGGGATCGAGTTCTGA
- the bluB gene encoding 5,6-dimethylbenzimidazole synthase: MTAPTFSPTFRDDLADLLAWRRDVRHFRPGPLEEDVVADLLATAQFAPSVGNSQPWRFVRIRSADLRAQLSRHADAEVARAGATYEGERHAAYAALKLHGLDHAPEIISVFCDEATPIGMGLGAATMPQTREWSVVMAIHTLWLAARARGFGLGWVSIVSPDFVTDLLETPPSWRFVALLCLGEPQEPDVVPELERRGWQARLDGSEHVSSR; encoded by the coding sequence ATGACGGCTCCCACCTTCTCCCCCACCTTCCGCGATGACCTCGCCGACCTGCTCGCATGGCGGCGCGACGTGCGGCATTTCCGCCCGGGTCCGCTGGAGGAGGATGTCGTGGCCGACCTGCTCGCCACCGCGCAGTTCGCTCCGTCGGTAGGCAATTCGCAGCCGTGGCGCTTCGTGCGCATCCGCTCCGCCGACTTGCGCGCGCAGCTGTCCCGCCACGCCGATGCCGAAGTGGCACGCGCCGGTGCAACATACGAGGGCGAACGCCACGCCGCCTATGCCGCGCTGAAACTCCACGGCCTCGACCATGCACCGGAGATCATCTCCGTGTTCTGCGACGAGGCGACGCCGATCGGCATGGGGCTTGGCGCGGCGACGATGCCGCAGACGCGGGAGTGGTCCGTGGTCATGGCCATCCATACGCTGTGGCTGGCGGCAAGGGCGCGGGGCTTCGGCCTCGGCTGGGTGTCGATCGTCAGCCCGGACTTCGTGACCGACCTGCTGGAGACGCCGCCGTCTTGGCGTTTCGTCGCGCTGCTGTGCCTTGGCGAACCGCAGGAGCCGGACGTGGTGCCCGAACTGGAGCGCAGGGGCTGGCAGGCCCGGCTCGACGGGAGCGAACATGTCAGTTCGCGTTGA